Proteins from a single region of Felis catus isolate Fca126 chromosome B4, F.catus_Fca126_mat1.0, whole genome shotgun sequence:
- the PROSER2 gene encoding LOW QUALITY PROTEIN: proline and serine-rich protein 2 (The sequence of the model RefSeq protein was modified relative to this genomic sequence to represent the inferred CDS: deleted 1 base in 1 codon) codes for MPVSRQQSESSEMEPDASPGGRLGHLSRGGSLESGSSGSRSRSVTLDDESLKYLTHEEKDVILFFEETIDSLEDDCEEQVLCDSGVHSHSPGSLDESASSHSEPGDDIDLVQPAPEEGEPEFLPAATETAGAGPAGKEDSPVLECGKPEAQGRPSPDPEAPEAPPVLPSQPVAAPATEPPRRELPASAAPAEHPKLPRSVPTPLVIAQKMSEKLAGSETFSSASPTEEGRPGEWRTLPSATPRMGGRLPWHRHPAQPAPKVHRFPSNISVTNSAGKEFNKTISRAAVSVQERKAQVLANINGVSFLSPGDPEGRAPGGDLAEQGSSGSPEQGPRGRSEAGPVHEAVSVQAGGQPGAQRSRGVQTERSPPLANGFQSIHDVLKSEPSAFVSTEKTVTFRPDPALTSKLARQNASKSFYEHRQPDCGQDARKRSGSLPRAVGFRPQGITVQFSGRGSTEEARREALRKLGLLKENL; via the exons ATGCCTGTTAGCCGCCAGCAGTCAGAGTCTTCGGAGATGGAGCCGGACGCATCACCCGGCGGCAGGCTCGGCCACCTGAGCCGAGGGGGCAGCTTGGAGAGCGGAAGCAGCGGTTCCCGCTCCAGGAGTGTCACGCTG GATGATGAGAGCCTCAAGTACCTGACACATGAGGAAAAGGATGTCATCCTGTTTTTTGAAGAGACTATTGATTCCCTGGAAGATGATTGTGAGGAGCAAGTCCTGTGTGACAGCGGCGTGCACTCCCACTCTCCAGGGTCTCTGGACGAGAGCGCTTCCAGTCACTCGGAGCCAGGAGATGACATCGATTTAGTGCAGCCGGCACCTGAGGAGGGGGAACCCGAGTTCCTCCCGGCTGCGACTGAGACAGCAG GGGCTGGCCCTGCCGGGAAGGAAGACAGTCCTGTCCTCGAATGCGGGAAACCAGAAGCCCAGGGTCGTCCATCACCAGACCCCGAGGCTCCAGAGGCCCCTCCTGTGCTGCCCTCCCAGCCGGTGGCCGCCCCGGcgacagagccccccaggagAGAGCTGCCGGCCTCCGCTGCTCCCGCGGAGCACCCCAAACTGCCTCGCTCCGTTCCCACCCCCCTGGTTATCGCTCAGAAAATGTCCGAGAAGTTGGCGGGAAGTGAAACATTTTCATCGGCGTCCCCCACCGAGGAGGGCAGGCCCGGGGAGTGGAGGACGCTGCCCTCGGCGACCCCTCGGATGGGGGGCCGCCTCCCGTGGCACAGACACCCGGCGCAGCCGGCGCCCAAGGTTCACCGCTTCCCCAGCAACATCAGCGTGACCAACAGCGCGGGGAAGGAGTTCAACAAGACCATCTCCAGGGCGGCGGTCAGCGTGCAGGAGCGGAAGGCCCAGGTGTTGGCCAACATCAACGGGGTCTCTTTCCTGTCCCCGGGGGACCCTGAAGGCCGGGCCCCCGGGGGTGATCTCGCAGAGCAGGGGAGCAGCGGCTCTCCGGAGCAGGGGCCGCGTGGCCGGAGCGAGGCCGGCCCCGTCCATGAAGCCGTGTCCGTGCAGGCCGGCGGGCAGCCCGGCGCTCAGCGGTCCCGAGGCGTGCAGACGGAACGGTCCCCGCCGCTGGCCAACGGCTTCCAGAGCATCCACGACGTCCTGAAGAGCGAGCCCAGTGCCTTCGTCTCGACC GAAAAAACTGTCACCTTCCGTCCAGACCCGGCTCTCACCAGCAAACTCGCTCGCCAGAACGCCAGCAAGAGCTTTTATGAGCACCGGCAGCCGGACTGCGGCCAGGATGCTAGGAAGCGGTCAGGTTCACTGCCCAGGGCTGTGGGCTTCAGACCCCAGGGCATCACCGTCCAGTTCTCTGGCCGCGGTTCCACAGAGGAGGCCCGCCGGGAGGCCCTGCGGAAGCTCGGCCTCCTCAAGGAGAACTTGTGA